In Candidatus Promineifilum breve, one genomic interval encodes:
- a CDS encoding phage terminase large subunit family protein has translation MQTYRYVVHRNGPALWPENKPLSEVLKLRSTTPELVWEAVYQGNPTPAGGYTFRREFWTDGNRFSSDGRELRGQIVGRVQSWDTAEEVKDTSAWTVCVTGEILNDYRLAIRHVYRARLTFDALPGQIESLARLHNEDSLLRGVVIEDKSSGKSAQQTLRVTAPEWLRELISPYQPTGSKEARAGAAAVWCRNGMVMLPYPGPDVPWLLDFEDELYSFPQSAFADQADAFSQLVLFCEHYLAAGWRARGGGEG, from the coding sequence ATGCAAACTTACCGCTATGTTGTGCATCGAAATGGGCCGGCGCTTTGGCCGGAGAACAAGCCGTTGTCTGAGGTGCTAAAGTTGCGCTCTACGACGCCGGAATTGGTATGGGAGGCGGTTTACCAGGGGAATCCGACACCGGCCGGCGGATATACCTTCCGGCGGGAGTTCTGGACAGACGGGAACCGGTTCTCGTCTGATGGCCGGGAGTTGCGGGGGCAGATTGTGGGGAGGGTGCAGAGTTGGGACACGGCGGAAGAGGTGAAGGATACCAGCGCGTGGACGGTGTGTGTGACGGGCGAGATTCTCAACGACTATCGGTTAGCCATCCGTCACGTATATCGGGCGAGGCTGACGTTCGACGCGCTGCCGGGTCAGATCGAGAGTCTGGCGCGGCTGCACAATGAGGACAGTCTGCTACGCGGAGTGGTCATCGAAGACAAGTCGAGTGGGAAGAGCGCGCAACAGACGTTGCGAGTTACCGCCCCGGAGTGGCTGCGCGAGTTGATCTCGCCCTATCAGCCGACGGGCAGCAAGGAGGCGCGGGCGGGGGCGGCGGCGGTGTGGTGTCGAAACGGGATGGTGATGTTGCCATATCCAGGGCCAGATGTGCCGTGGTTACTTGACTTCGAGGACGAGCTCTACAGTTTTCCGCAGTCGGCTTTCGCCGATCAGGCGGATGCGTTTTCTCAACTTGTATTGTTCTGTGAGCATTATCTGGCGGCCGGGTGGCGGGCGCGAGGAGGTGGAGAAGGGTGA
- a CDS encoding SWIM zinc finger family protein, whose product MSVINPLDVVEVRVNWERVAGSPWAGCRLVSRVKAADGEVCELPSREALGLLAALRAAGARLVESVEGWGRVVRVTSDERRATSEEGRELRTTNDERRATNGEAGGTPAIQSDPVRPRPGSVAEAIEEMVALGKKNRPALAGRLDSAAELVRDGLVAVDDDSARIGPYVISTEACTCPDFRHRKGWCKHRLAARMARHLVANGFALPRAAEPEKCPQVRPKDLALIASGQVIEEAQRRERLYRASSQGARDAVLRQLGNGAKTLPADLARRAGIGGQESARMTNDERRMTSEDGGQ is encoded by the coding sequence ATGAGCGTTATCAATCCCTTGGACGTGGTGGAGGTTCGTGTGAACTGGGAGCGCGTGGCGGGTTCGCCGTGGGCGGGCTGCCGGTTGGTGAGTCGGGTGAAGGCGGCCGACGGGGAGGTGTGTGAGCTGCCGAGCCGGGAGGCGCTGGGGCTTCTGGCGGCGCTGCGGGCGGCCGGGGCGCGGCTGGTGGAGTCGGTGGAGGGGTGGGGCAGGGTCGTTCGAGTGACGAGCGACGAGCGACGAGCGACGAGTGAAGAAGGGCGGGAGCTACGAACGACGAACGACGAGCGACGAGCAACGAATGGAGAGGCCGGCGGGACGCCGGCGATCCAGTCTGACCCAGTTCGGCCGCGGCCGGGGTCGGTGGCGGAGGCGATTGAGGAGATGGTGGCGCTGGGGAAGAAGAATCGGCCGGCGCTGGCTGGTCGGCTGGATTCGGCCGCGGAGTTGGTTCGGGATGGGTTGGTGGCGGTGGATGATGATTCGGCGCGGATTGGGCCTTACGTTATCAGCACCGAGGCCTGCACTTGCCCGGATTTCCGGCATCGCAAGGGGTGGTGTAAGCATCGGCTGGCGGCGAGGATGGCGCGGCATTTGGTGGCGAATGGGTTTGCGTTGCCGCGGGCGGCCGAGCCGGAGAAGTGCCCACAGGTTCGGCCGAAGGATTTGGCGCTGATCGCCAGCGGCCAGGTCATCGAGGAGGCGCAGCGGCGGGAGAGGCTCTACCGGGCGAGTAGCCAGGGGGCGCGGGACGCGGTGCTGCGACAACTGGGGAATGGGGCGAAGACGCTGCCGGCTGATCTGGCGCGGCGGGCGGGAATCGGCGGACAGGAGTCCGCACGAATGACGAATGACGAGCGACGAATGACGAGTGAAGATGGAGGACAGTGA
- a CDS encoding type II toxin-antitoxin system PemK/MazF family toxin gives MPTTTTYKQGDVVLAYYPFTDSAEGKQRPALIVSANWYNRSKNKCLLSPITSAIHLSRDADDFLLRGRDYQDAGLLHESIIRCGLLFAVDHQRIVKRLGSLPRGTFDQLLPLFAALFTDS, from the coding sequence ATGCCGACTACGACAACTTATAAGCAGGGCGACGTCGTTCTCGCTTACTATCCTTTCACCGATAGCGCCGAGGGCAAACAGCGGCCGGCGCTGATCGTCTCCGCCAACTGGTACAACCGGAGCAAAAATAAGTGCTTGCTCAGTCCTATCACCTCGGCAATTCACCTTAGCCGGGATGCGGATGACTTCCTTTTACGCGGCCGCGACTATCAGGACGCAGGCTTACTCCACGAATCTATCATCCGCTGCGGCCTTCTCTTTGCTGTCGACCACCAGCGCATCGTCAAACGCCTCGGCTCCCTGCCCCGCGGCACATTCGACCAACTACTCCCTCTTTTCGCCGCCCTCTTCACCGACTCATAA
- a CDS encoding structural protein — protein sequence MADALSAVAVAAEFREELGRLDEAAVRAMLDAWRGVDARLVEEMERFAARLAGQELTAGQVMRMERFQALYAQVERELRALEGVATGTLGAGAEQAAMLGVQQGLDSLAALGLTGTFNRLPAAAVQNVVALARAGRPLAALLEPMYGLASAGIIRELVSGLALGLGPREVARRMAADGLTDGLNHLLLVTRDQYNRAHRLAALETYRRSGVVTGYVRRCARQAGRTCVACIALDGLTYRLEAEFEEHPQGRCTLIPLVNGINYDGLGSGRLWFEGLGEEEQIETMGRGRWEAWQDGRLTWDNMVRRVTNPVWGTSVTPARIPARTATR from the coding sequence ATGGCGGACGCGCTATCGGCTGTGGCGGTGGCGGCCGAGTTTCGGGAGGAGTTGGGGCGGCTGGACGAGGCGGCCGTGCGGGCGATGCTGGACGCCTGGCGCGGGGTGGACGCGCGGCTGGTGGAGGAGATGGAGCGGTTCGCAGCGCGGCTGGCGGGGCAGGAGTTGACGGCCGGGCAGGTGATGCGGATGGAACGGTTTCAGGCGCTCTACGCGCAGGTCGAACGCGAGTTGAGGGCGCTGGAGGGCGTGGCTACGGGAACGCTGGGGGCCGGGGCGGAACAGGCGGCCATGCTGGGGGTGCAACAGGGGTTGGATTCGCTGGCGGCGCTGGGGCTGACGGGAACATTTAACCGACTGCCGGCGGCAGCGGTGCAGAATGTGGTGGCGCTGGCGCGGGCGGGACGGCCGTTGGCGGCGCTGCTGGAGCCGATGTATGGGCTGGCTTCGGCGGGGATTATCCGCGAATTGGTGAGTGGGCTGGCGTTGGGGTTGGGGCCGAGGGAGGTCGCGCGGCGGATGGCGGCCGACGGATTGACGGATGGATTGAACCACCTGTTGTTGGTGACGCGCGACCAGTATAACCGCGCCCACCGGCTGGCGGCGCTGGAGACGTATCGGCGGAGTGGGGTGGTGACGGGGTACGTGAGAAGGTGCGCCCGGCAGGCGGGCAGGACGTGCGTGGCGTGCATCGCGCTGGATGGGCTGACGTATCGCCTGGAGGCGGAATTTGAGGAGCATCCTCAGGGACGCTGTACGCTCATTCCACTGGTAAACGGCATTAACTACGATGGGCTGGGCAGCGGCCGGTTGTGGTTTGAGGGGTTGGGCGAGGAGGAGCAGATCGAGACGATGGGGCGCGGGCGGTGGGAAGCGTGGCAAGACGGCCGCTTGACGTGGGATAATATGGTGAGGCGCGTGACGAATCCGGTGTGGGGAACGAGCGTGACGCCGGCGCGGATACCGGCGCGAACGGCAACAAGGTGA
- a CDS encoding phage tail assembly protein T: protein MKCELAYHWRLTLAEVDSTFSGSEIATWEAVRDLAPFGLRGEWVRSAALQALVANVNRDAKRRPQPYTLNDFLPEWLRYGAAEDGSSVDAMMAYLNTTWE, encoded by the coding sequence TTGAAATGTGAACTCGCTTACCACTGGCGGCTGACGCTGGCTGAAGTCGACTCCACATTTAGCGGGAGCGAGATTGCGACGTGGGAAGCGGTGCGCGATCTCGCTCCTTTTGGTTTACGTGGGGAGTGGGTGAGGAGCGCGGCGTTGCAGGCGCTGGTGGCGAACGTCAATCGGGACGCGAAGCGGCGGCCGCAGCCGTACACGCTGAACGATTTTTTGCCGGAGTGGCTGCGGTATGGGGCGGCGGAAGATGGGAGTTCGGTGGACGCGATGATGGCGTATTTGAATACGACGTGGGAATAG
- a CDS encoding type II toxin-antitoxin system RelE/ParE family toxin: MQQRDWLPISILFSDEFRKCLKHLVKKNSKIKADVQPIIDELQTGHFTGDRIPDVGHQVYKVRIKNSSSEKGKRSGYRLIYYVKDFQTVILLTLYSKSDQPDISTAQIKQIIRENEG, encoded by the coding sequence ATGCAACAGCGTGACTGGCTCCCAATCTCGATTCTCTTCTCTGACGAGTTCCGAAAATGCCTAAAGCACCTCGTCAAGAAAAACAGCAAGATAAAAGCTGATGTCCAGCCCATAATCGACGAACTACAGACCGGCCACTTTACAGGGGATCGCATACCCGACGTTGGCCACCAAGTCTACAAAGTCAGGATCAAGAATAGCAGCTCGGAAAAAGGAAAGCGGTCCGGTTATCGTCTGATTTACTACGTCAAGGACTTTCAAACGGTCATTCTACTGACACTCTATTCCAAGTCAGATCAACCCGACATTAGCACCGCCCAAATAAAACAAATAATTCGAGAAAATGAGGGATAG
- a CDS encoding major capsid protein produces MDLDFTQVIADLGGRLGFFEIARQTRAPASYLFNRFLPEQVRPTYDVSAGSMRITPTMAGLSGMDSRYAQVGAIDARTFMERTAKLTASVPLTENALREIYAFSQALSGQGGDVRGWLRGEIEAIFNNVVMQAQLDTMEWLRGQALSEGTGINWRYDNVSLTVNYGIPVGNILTVRTIASNNAYGGSTSKFWEDVRAAQRLLNYRVTAFIAHPDTIDAIIHNTVNTARVIGQDVNGGWFDIQRFTGTTEQPSGDARDTLRLWAYGLEGEVIDPANPTQTKKVPFLEPGKLIAIGQAGRGGYVVGMGAQEDPLDNRPVGYTHIGPTVEGANVPGRWGRMYVPQERPWELHGESVTNGLPVIEDPSKVVIATTELA; encoded by the coding sequence ATGGATTTGGATTTCACACAAGTGATCGCCGACCTGGGCGGACGGCTGGGGTTCTTCGAGATCGCGCGGCAGACGCGGGCGCCGGCGAGTTATCTGTTTAACCGGTTTCTGCCGGAGCAGGTGCGGCCGACTTACGATGTGTCGGCGGGGTCGATGCGCATCACGCCGACGATGGCCGGGTTGAGCGGCATGGACTCGCGCTATGCTCAAGTGGGAGCGATTGACGCGCGGACGTTTATGGAGCGGACGGCGAAGCTGACGGCGTCGGTGCCACTGACGGAGAACGCGCTGCGGGAGATTTATGCTTTCAGCCAGGCGTTGAGCGGCCAGGGCGGCGACGTGCGTGGGTGGCTGCGGGGCGAGATCGAGGCCATTTTCAACAACGTGGTGATGCAGGCGCAGCTGGACACGATGGAGTGGCTGCGGGGGCAGGCGTTGAGCGAAGGGACGGGCATCAACTGGCGGTATGACAACGTGTCGCTGACGGTCAACTATGGGATTCCGGTCGGGAATATTTTGACCGTGCGCACCATCGCCTCCAACAATGCCTACGGCGGTTCGACCTCCAAGTTCTGGGAAGACGTGCGGGCGGCGCAACGGCTGCTGAATTATCGCGTGACCGCCTTTATCGCTCACCCGGACACGATTGACGCGATCATCCATAACACGGTCAACACGGCGCGGGTGATCGGGCAGGATGTGAACGGCGGTTGGTTCGATATTCAGCGCTTTACGGGGACGACGGAGCAACCGAGTGGCGACGCGCGGGATACTTTGCGGCTGTGGGCCTATGGCCTCGAGGGCGAGGTGATCGACCCGGCCAACCCGACGCAGACGAAGAAAGTGCCTTTCCTGGAGCCGGGCAAGCTGATCGCGATCGGCCAGGCGGGGCGGGGCGGCTACGTGGTGGGGATGGGCGCCCAGGAAGACCCGCTGGACAACCGGCCGGTGGGGTATACGCACATTGGGCCGACGGTGGAAGGGGCGAATGTGCCCGGTCGCTGGGGGCGGATGTACGTGCCGCAAGAGAGACCGTGGGAGCTGCACGGCGAGAGCGTGACGAACGGGCTGCCGGTGATCGAGGATCCGTCGAAGGTGGTGATCGCGACGACGGAACTGGCCTAA
- a CDS encoding HK97-gp10 family putative phage morphogenesis protein, producing the protein MTSRANTSEVSAALKRLIDAASGEQLGKALMAGGLVLEAKAKGNIIRYDFIDTGATLNSTQAREAGAGGTPAIQVGPTTEYAIFGEFGIGQPAKPFMREAFDEGKGAAVGVVAAELKKQVGG; encoded by the coding sequence ATGACGAGCCGGGCCAACACAAGCGAGGTGAGCGCGGCGCTGAAGCGGCTGATCGACGCGGCGAGCGGGGAGCAGCTGGGTAAGGCGCTGATGGCCGGTGGGCTGGTGCTGGAGGCGAAGGCCAAGGGCAACATCATCCGGTATGACTTTATTGACACGGGAGCGACGTTGAACAGTACGCAGGCGCGAGAGGCGGGGGCCGGCGGGACGCCGGCGATCCAGGTGGGGCCGACGACGGAGTATGCGATCTTTGGCGAGTTTGGCATTGGGCAGCCGGCGAAGCCGTTTATGAGGGAGGCGTTTGACGAGGGTAAGGGCGCGGCCGTGGGGGTGGTGGCGGCCGAGTTGAAGAAGCAGGTTGGGGGATGA
- a CDS encoding phage holin family protein has product MTSDREFLEQLRERQLAQIERMDAAKRTYWRAPLIVAVMAWALLLAVTFLTAVGVVALWSGAHVFSSAVFLIIGVMAGVMGAQTRSERRPSPQPSPRGRGGRQ; this is encoded by the coding sequence ATGACGAGTGATCGAGAGTTTTTAGAGCAATTGCGGGAACGGCAGTTGGCGCAGATTGAGCGGATGGACGCGGCGAAGCGGACGTATTGGCGCGCGCCATTGATCGTGGCGGTGATGGCGTGGGCGTTGCTGCTGGCGGTGACGTTTCTGACGGCCGTGGGGGTGGTGGCGCTGTGGAGCGGGGCGCACGTGTTCAGTTCGGCGGTGTTTTTGATCATCGGCGTGATGGCGGGGGTGATGGGGGCGCAGACGCGGTCGGAGCGGAGGCCCTCTCCCCAGCCCTCTCCCAGGGGGAGAGGGGGCAGGCAGTAG
- a CDS encoding LexA family protein, which yields MSSSPRLHPTAAAVYRFIIRFKRQTGGDSPTRREIMAGVGIPSTSLVQHHLMSLEAAGLITRPSRGDARRIGVPGAEWRFNEAAVSESER from the coding sequence GTGAGTAGCTCACCAAGATTACATCCGACGGCGGCGGCGGTGTACCGGTTCATTATCCGGTTCAAGCGGCAGACGGGCGGGGATAGCCCGACAAGACGGGAGATCATGGCCGGGGTGGGGATTCCCAGTACGTCGTTGGTGCAGCATCATTTGATGTCGCTGGAAGCGGCGGGGTTGATCACGCGGCCGTCGCGGGGGGACGCGCGGCGGATTGGGGTGCCGGGGGCGGAATGGCGGTTCAACGAGGCGGCCGTCAGTGAAAGTGAGCGATAG